Sequence from the Maribacter aquivivus genome:
TAAAGCATCTGCTTTAATTGGGTGAATAGGCTTACCATCTGAATCTGCAGGTACATTTGGCTTCATTTTAGACCAAACATCATTAGAAACCGTAATTCCGTTACCATTTAAATCCATTGAAAATGGAGTAACCAATTCTGCTTGTCTACCAAAACCTGCTCCTGCAGCAATTGGCTGACCTGCCAACATATGTGATCCGTCTAATTGACCATCTATTACACGGTCTAAAACATTTTTCCAGTTAGATTGTGCTTCTACCGAAACAAAAAGTCCTTCTTCTTCAAAAAAGCCTTTTTCTTTTGCAATGGCCAAAGGCGCCATATCTGTAAGTTTTATAAATCCAAAAGTTAATTGTGGCTTTTCAATGTCTAACATTTTAGTTTTTGAGGCTACAGCTTCTTCTGAAACCGTTTCGGCTTTCTTGCTTTTTGTATCTCCACAGGCCGTAAATACCAAGGCGAGGGAAAGGGTTAAAACAGACGAGGTAAAAATGTTTTTCATAATCTTAATTATTTAATGTTCTACGTATTAATACTTATTTCTACAAATATATACGTAACAGCATTTCCCATACGTGATATAAGCGATGTTTAAACCTCTTTTTACCACATATTAAAACACAGTAATTAGCCATATTAGAAACTGCCAAAAAACATGTTTTACAAACAAACCATTGTTTTACAATAGTTTACATACATTAAAATTAACGGTGTTAACTACGTAAATTAGGGAATGATAGAAATACGTACTATTAGCTGTCTAGGTAGAAATTGTGCTCTGATATTTCTTTTTTAAGCAATTCAATATTAGAAATACCAACTCTTTTACCTTTGGTAAGTATCAAGCCTTCTTTTTTAAGAATAGAGAACATTCTTATGACCTGTTCTTCTGTGGTACCTGCATAATCTGCATACTCACGTCTACTTAATAAAAGGGAAGAAAATTCGTTAGTTTGTCCAAACTTACGATCGATATATAATAAGGTGTCTATGACACGTTCTCTAACCGTCATTTGAGATAACGATTTTACTCGGATTTCACTACGATTAAGTTCATTCGCATAAAACAACATAAAATCATATGTAAGACTGGGTATTTCCCTTAAGGTTTCTTGAAGTAATTCTTTTGAAAAATAACATAAGGTACAATCTACCAAAGCAATGGCACTTATGGGGTACGTCTCTTCTGTACCAAAACCTCTATGCCCAATAATTTCACCCGGCACCGCAAAACGAACAATTTGTTCTTTACCATGAAGACCGGTTCTCAATACTTTGACCTTGCCACTTAGCAAAAAAAATAGCCCGGTAACAGAAGCACCTTCCATGATAAACTGCTGCCCTTTTTTACATTTGATTTCTTTTCTAGCCTGAACTAATTTTTCAATATTAGAAGAATGAATATTCTTTTGAATTAGGCATTTCTTATTGGTACAAATATTACAGGCACTATCAAGTAGTTCAGAATTATTGGAAGAAAACTTTGATATGTTTGTTGTGCCTGTACGCATAGATAATCTTATTTATATAGTACTTGGAGATAAATCAATTACAGGCTTGTTAACTGTATTCAATTCTTCTTTCACTTGTTTTTCATCTTCTGTAGAGAATTTAATAGCAAGT
This genomic interval carries:
- a CDS encoding Crp/Fnr family transcriptional regulator, with the translated sequence MRTGTTNISKFSSNNSELLDSACNICTNKKCLIQKNIHSSNIEKLVQARKEIKCKKGQQFIMEGASVTGLFFLLSGKVKVLRTGLHGKEQIVRFAVPGEIIGHRGFGTEETYPISAIALVDCTLCYFSKELLQETLREIPSLTYDFMLFYANELNRSEIRVKSLSQMTVRERVIDTLLYIDRKFGQTNEFSSLLLSRREYADYAGTTEEQVIRMFSILKKEGLILTKGKRVGISNIELLKKEISEHNFYLDS